A genomic region of Rhea pennata isolate bPtePen1 chromosome 14, bPtePen1.pri, whole genome shotgun sequence contains the following coding sequences:
- the LOC134146994 gene encoding protocadherin gamma-A12-like, with protein sequence MWPRERRRDRRGRALLWCAWVAAWELARGQLRYSVPEEMQKGSFVGDVAKDLALELAALRDRGARVVSEGRSQYFALHEKTGHLVTAARIDREQVCEAADGCMLRCEVIVEGEMKVYAIEVEIRDINDNAPSFREAERQLRVSETTAPGSRFSLAEAHDPDSGSNSVQRYELSGDEHFSLAVQTAPDGEERPELVLAKALDREESAFHDLVLRAVDGGEPARTGTARIRVVVLDANDNAPVFSQAVYTVRVREDVPVGSTLLTVRATDADDGLNGEVKYIFKKISDTASEIFQLDPETGELSLMLELDFEQASSYEVEVQARDGGDLSDTAKVVIAVTDVNDNAPEISVRSLVGAISEDSPAGTVVALLHVQDRDSGANGEVRCSLGAGLPFRLRSSLGSYYGVVTARELDREEVSEYNVTVRATDGGSPALWSSAVLPLRVLDVNDNAPVFAEARYSARLRENNAKGALVLRVRAADADWGQNARVRYRLWEGQVRGAPLSSYVSVHAETGALYALRSFDYEEVREVGLWVQAEDGGAPALSSNVSVRLFIVDENDNAPQVLYPPPAAAAAAGPGLGWTGVELAPRSAEPGALVAKVVAVDADSGQNAWLSYELAKATEPGLFRVGLHSGEVRTARSPLARDALRQSLVVVVKDHGQPALSATATLTVVLAESVAELLSELGGAAAPGEPPGSLTRWLVVAVAAVCCLFLAFLLALLALHLRRWRRSRLLAVGGGALRAVPASPFVGIDGVRAFLHSYSHEVSLTAGSRKSQLRSPGASCSNTLTPAPPPDQCAALLPQEPSSAADHSGDALLVSPSSETVTRLLCYAVVLL encoded by the coding sequence ATGTGGCCGCGAGAGAGGCGCCGGGACCGCCGAGGGCGAGCGCTGCTGTGGTGCGCCTGGGTGGCGGCGTGGGAGCTGGCGCGGGGGCAGCTGCGCTACTCGGTGCCCGAGGAGATGCAGAAGGGCTCTTTCGTGGGCGACGTGGCCAAGGACCTGGCGCTGGAGCTGGCGGCGCTCCGCGACCGCGGCGCCCGTGTAGTGTCCGAAGGTAGGAGTCAGTATTTTGCTCTGCATGAGAAGACCGGCCATTTAGTGACGGCGGCACGGATAGACAGAGAGCAGGTCTGCGAAGCCGCGGATGGGTGTATGCTGCGCTGTGAGGTGATAGTGGAGGGCGAAATGAAGGTTTATGCCATCGAAGTGGAAATCAGGGACATTAATGACAACGCGCCCAGCTTCCGAGAGGCAGAAAGGCAGCTGAGAGTGAGTGAGACAACAGCACCGGGATCACGGTTTTCCCTGGCTGAGGCTCACGACCCGGACAGCGGGAGCAATTCCGTGCAGCGCTACGAGCTGAGCGGCGACGAGCACTTCTCCCTGGCCGTGCAGACGGCACCCGATGGGGAGGAGCGTCCCGAGCTGGTGCTGGCGAAGGCGCTGGACCGGGAGGAAAGCGCCTTTCACGACCTGGTGCTCAGGGCGGTGGAcggcggggagccggcgcgCACGGGCACGGCGCGGATCCGCGTGGTCGTGCTGGACGCGAACGACAACGCGCCGGTGTTCAGCCAGGCGGTGTACACGGTGCGCGTGCGGGAGGACGTGCCCGTGGGCTCCACGCTGCTCACCGTGAGGGCCACCGATGCCGACGACGGGCTGAACGGAGAggtgaaatacatttttaagaaaatctccGACACGGCATCGGAAATTTTCCAGCTGGACCCTGAGACAGGGGAACTCTCTCTCATGCTTGAATTGGACTTCGAACAAGCTTCCTCATATGAAGTGGAGGTGCAAGCACGAGATGGCGGGGACCTTTCCGACACAGCAAAGGTCGTGATCGCGGTGACTGACGTGAACGACAACGCGCCCGAGATCTCCGTGCGGTCGCTGGTGGGCGCGATATCCGAGGACTCTCCGGCCGGGACGGTGGTGGCCCTGCTGCACGTGCAGGACCGGGACTCGGGGGCGAACGGGGAGGTGAGGTGCTCGctgggcgcggggctgccgtTCCGCCTGCGGAGCTCGCTGGGCAGCTACTACGGCGTGGTGACGGCGAGGGAGCTGGACCGCGAGGAGGTGTCGGAGTACAACGTGACGGTGCGGGCGACGGACGGCGGGTCGCCGGCGCTGTGGAGCAGCGCGGTGCTGCCGCTGCGGGTGCTGGACGTGAACGACAACGCGCCGGTGTTCGCGGAGGCGCGCTACAGCGCCCGGCTGCGCGAGAACAACGCCAAGGGCGCGCTGGTGCTGCGGGTGCGGGCGGCGGACGCGGACTGGGGGCAGAACGCGCGCGTGCGGTACCGGCTGTGGGAGGGGCAGGTGCGGGGCGCGCCGCTCTCGTCGTACGTGTCGGTGCACGCGGAGACGGGCGCGCTGTACGCGCTGCGCTCCTTCGACTACGAGGAGGTGCGCGAGGTGGGGCTGTGGGTGCAGGCGGAGGACGGGGGCGCGCCGGCGCTGAGCAGCAACGTGTCGGTGCGGCTCTTCATCGTGGACGAGAACGACAACGCGCCGCAGGTGCTGTACCCGCcaccggcggcagcagcagcagcgggtcCGGGCTTGGGCTGGACGGGCGTGGAGCTGGCGCCGCGCTCGGCGGAGCCCGGGGCGCTGGTGGCCAAGGTGGTGGCGGTGGACGCGGACTCGGGGCAGAACGCGTGGCTCTCCTACGAGCTGGCCAAGGCCACGGAGCCGGGGCTCTTCCGCGTGGGGCTGCACAGCGGCGAGGTGCGCACGGCGCGGTCCCCGCTGGCGCGCGACGCGCTGCGGCAGagcctggtggtggtggtgaaggaCCACGGGCAGCCGGCGCTGTCGGCCACGGCCACGCTGACGGTGGTGCTGGCCGAGAGCGTGGCCGAGCTGCTCTCGGAgctgggcggcgcggcggcgccgggcgagCCCCCCGGCAGCCTGACGCGCTGGCTGGTGGTGGCCGTGGCGGCCGTGTGCTGCCTCTTCCTCGCCTTCctgctggcgctgctggcgctgcACCTGCGGCGCTGGCGCCGCTCACGGCTGCTGGCGGTGGGCGGCGGCGCCTTGCGCGCCGTCCCGGCCTCGCCCTTCGTGGGCATCGACGGCGTCCGCGCCTTCCTGCACTCCTACTCGCACGAGGTCTCGCTCACGGCCGGCTCGCGCAAGAGCCAGCTCCGCTCCCCGGGCGCCAGCTGCTCCAACACGCTCacgcccgcgccgccgcccgacCAGTGCGCTGCGCTGCTGCCCCAGGAGCCCTCGAGCGCCGCCGACCACAGCGGAGACGCCCTGCTGGTGAGTCCCTCGAGCGAGACTGTTACGCGGCTTTTATGCTACGCTGTGGTGCTGCTCTAG